The nucleotide sequence ATCTTTTATACGAATGTAAAGAGGCTGTCCCAAAAGTCATGAACAATGACTGAGGGACAGCCTTTTTATTTGATTTCTTACTAAAATGTAAGAGAGAGGGCGAAATCGTTAGATAGGAGTCATTCATTTGCATGAGAGTCTCGTCTATAATCCAGACATAAATCATTTTCAAGGAGATGTTCAGATGAAAAAAATAATAGGTTTCGTGTTGGTTATCGCTCTTTTTGTAGGCATAGGGTTTGGCGTAAAACGATATGTAGAAGGTCCATCGCAACCGGTCAATGGAGTTCTCGTTATCGGCACAGAGAAAGATACGAATAAGGTCAAAGAGTTGTATAAAGATAACACCAAACATACAAGCGACTATAAACTGAAATTGGTTACAACAACAAAAATCACGAAATTGACAGAGCAAGGTCAGAAAGAAACGGGTCAAGAATTTGATAGCCGAGATATTAAGTATTCGGTTGTGAATCGATCTACAGCTGAGCAATTCGTCAAGAAGGGGATTCTCAGAGCCAGACAAGATCCAGACAGCATGTCTATTATTTCAGTCCCTGTTACCAGCATCAAAGAATTATCGAATGGTCAAAATCTGTTTTACTCTATAAGTGATGCAGACATGAAGAATAACCAAATCGATTTGAACGGTCAGATGGTACCTGTAGCGTATGTGAACCATCAAATGTGGATCGGGTATATACCACAAGCGGATCTTGTTATTGTTGACGACAAAACTTACAACCAATTAACTGAAGCAGAGTCAACGCTCTCCTTGATCCAGTTTAGAAATGGCGGCTTCGATTATAAGAATAAAGATAACGTGAACCAGGTCTTACAGGAAATCGGGAACGTTTATGCAGATAGCGCAGACAAAGTAAATTTTGTAGATGTACAAGATTGAGTTTGAGTGATGAGAGGATGAACTGTATGGAAGTTGTACGGATGGAAAACGTAGTAAAAAGTTATGGGGAAGGCAACAACAGGGTAGATGCGTTAAAAGGGATTGACCTTTCTATTCAGCAAGGAGAGTTTGTCTCAATCGTAGGTGTTTCCGGCTCTGGAAAAAGTACACTGCTGCATATTTTAGGAGGGTTGGATCGGCCAAGTTCAGGGCAAGTATTTATTGGGGACCATAATCTTTATGATTATACAGATGATGAGCTTTCGATATTCAGAAGAAGAAAAGTCGGGTTTATTTTTCAGTTCTTTAATT is from Brevibacillus brevis and encodes:
- a CDS encoding lipoprotein BA_5634 family protein, producing the protein MKKIIGFVLVIALFVGIGFGVKRYVEGPSQPVNGVLVIGTEKDTNKVKELYKDNTKHTSDYKLKLVTTTKITKLTEQGQKETGQEFDSRDIKYSVVNRSTAEQFVKKGILRARQDPDSMSIISVPVTSIKELSNGQNLFYSISDADMKNNQIDLNGQMVPVAYVNHQMWIGYIPQADLVIVDDKTYNQLTEAESTLSLIQFRNGGFDYKNKDNVNQVLQEIGNVYADSADKVNFVDVQD